One part of the Thermus albus genome encodes these proteins:
- a CDS encoding MBL fold metallo-hydrolase, translated as MKELLPGLYQIPVPIPYPLKTVNLYLFKGNGEVALLDTALGTKTARGTLELSLAELGLCFPDVKTVLLTHHHPDHYGLAGFFEGLGARVYLHEEELGRGHRFWLQPEAFEEQSWRLFLDHGTPEEALWGIRETMAKTRERVHPPQNPLSLRDGDLLEVAGRRLRVVWTPGHADGHVAFFLEEEGVLLAGDALLERVSPNVGLWAYTRENPLKDFLASLDRLEELPVRVAYAGHFGPIPHVRKRVQELRAHHQERLEILATHLDTPKTAWELSLNLFPQELDAPGRRFAFAETLAHLEYLRLEGHVRREGPPYRYFRA; from the coding sequence ATGAAAGAGCTTCTCCCTGGGCTTTACCAGATCCCCGTGCCCATCCCCTACCCCCTAAAGACGGTGAACCTCTACCTCTTCAAGGGCAACGGGGAAGTAGCCCTTCTGGACACCGCCTTGGGCACCAAGACCGCCCGGGGGACCCTGGAGCTAAGCCTGGCGGAGCTGGGCCTTTGTTTTCCCGATGTCAAGACCGTCCTCCTCACCCACCACCACCCGGACCACTACGGGCTGGCGGGCTTTTTTGAGGGGCTTGGGGCCCGGGTCTATTTGCACGAGGAGGAGTTAGGGCGGGGCCACCGTTTTTGGCTCCAGCCCGAGGCCTTTGAGGAGCAAAGCTGGCGGCTTTTCCTGGACCACGGCACCCCGGAGGAGGCCCTTTGGGGCATCCGGGAGACCATGGCCAAGACCCGGGAGCGGGTCCATCCTCCGCAAAACCCCCTGTCCCTGAGGGATGGGGACCTGCTGGAAGTGGCCGGCAGGAGGCTTAGGGTGGTCTGGACCCCCGGCCACGCGGACGGACACGTGGCCTTCTTCCTGGAGGAAGAGGGGGTCTTGCTGGCGGGGGATGCCCTTTTGGAGCGGGTTTCCCCCAACGTGGGCCTATGGGCCTACACCCGGGAGAATCCCCTGAAGGACTTCCTGGCCTCCCTAGACCGCCTGGAGGAGCTCCCGGTGCGGGTGGCCTACGCCGGGCATTTCGGCCCCATCCCCCACGTGAGGAAACGGGTCCAGGAACTAAGGGCCCACCACCAGGAGCGCCTGGAGATCCTAGCCACCCACCTGGACACACCCAAGACCGCCTGGGAGCTTTCCCTCAACCTCTTCCCCCAGGAGCTGGACGCCCCTGGCCGGCGCTTCGCCTTCGCCGAAACCCTGGCCCACTTGGAGTACCTGCGCCTCGAGGGGCACGTGAGGCGCGAAGGACCTCCCTACCGGTACTTCCGGGCGTAG
- a CDS encoding long-chain-fatty-acid--CoA ligase, producing the protein MHPWYTHYDPGVPKEAPRPWLLTELLKENARRYPQKVALEFLGRSLSYRGLWQEVEAFAKGLQEAGLKPGDRVAIMLPNSPQFVIAFYGTLLAGGVAVNTNPMYTPRELRHQLLDSGAKALVILDLLLPRYQEVKAEAPVEILVRTGIQDYLPFPKNLLYPLALKRKGQAPKDLEGIPWRAFLKPGQPQPVPLDLDDLALLQYTGGTTGVAKGAMLTHRNLSSNALQVRSWIPDFQEGKEVVLGAIPFFHVYGMTVAMNLALLGAAKLVLLPRPEIKPIVEAIEKHRVTLFPGVPTLYVAFNNFPGIEGRNLKSVRACISGSAPLPVEVAERFERLTGAKLVEGYGLTEASPVTHCNPLHGPRKLGSVGLPFPGVEAKVVDEEGHELPLGEVGELIVKGPNIMKGYWNRPEETQKALKDGWLFTGDLAKMDQDGYFYIVDRKKDMIIAGGYNIYPREVEEVLYTHPAVQEAAVVGVPDPYRGETVAAFLVLKEEYRGKVTEKDLEAFCRENLAAYKVPRIIQFRDSLPKTSVGKILKRELSKGVTRQQPK; encoded by the coding sequence ATGCATCCTTGGTACACCCACTACGATCCCGGGGTCCCCAAAGAGGCCCCCAGGCCCTGGCTGCTCACCGAACTCCTAAAGGAAAACGCCCGCCGCTACCCCCAGAAGGTGGCCTTGGAGTTTCTGGGGCGAAGTCTTAGCTACCGAGGCCTTTGGCAAGAGGTGGAGGCCTTCGCCAAAGGCCTGCAGGAGGCGGGCCTGAAGCCTGGGGACCGGGTGGCCATCATGCTGCCCAACTCCCCCCAGTTCGTCATCGCCTTCTACGGCACCCTTTTGGCCGGGGGGGTGGCGGTGAACACCAACCCCATGTACACCCCCCGGGAGCTACGGCACCAGCTCCTGGACTCGGGGGCCAAGGCCCTGGTGATCCTGGACCTCCTCCTTCCCCGTTACCAGGAGGTAAAGGCGGAGGCCCCGGTGGAGATTCTGGTGCGCACAGGTATCCAAGACTACCTGCCCTTCCCCAAGAACCTCCTCTATCCCCTTGCCCTGAAGCGGAAGGGTCAGGCTCCCAAGGACCTGGAGGGCATCCCCTGGCGGGCCTTCCTTAAACCGGGCCAGCCCCAGCCTGTACCCTTAGACCTGGACGACCTCGCCCTCTTGCAGTACACCGGGGGCACCACCGGGGTGGCCAAGGGCGCCATGCTCACCCACCGAAACCTCTCCAGCAACGCCCTTCAGGTCCGCTCCTGGATCCCCGATTTCCAGGAGGGAAAGGAGGTGGTGCTGGGCGCCATCCCCTTCTTCCACGTCTACGGCATGACCGTGGCCATGAACCTGGCCCTTTTGGGCGCAGCCAAGCTGGTCCTTCTGCCTCGGCCTGAAATCAAGCCCATCGTGGAGGCCATAGAGAAGCACCGGGTCACCCTTTTTCCCGGCGTGCCCACCCTCTACGTGGCCTTCAACAACTTCCCGGGGATTGAAGGGCGGAACCTGAAAAGCGTGCGGGCCTGCATCTCGGGCTCGGCTCCCCTGCCGGTGGAGGTGGCCGAGCGCTTTGAAAGGCTCACCGGGGCCAAGCTGGTGGAAGGCTACGGCCTCACCGAGGCCAGCCCGGTAACCCACTGCAACCCCCTCCACGGCCCACGGAAACTGGGTAGCGTGGGCCTACCCTTCCCCGGGGTGGAGGCCAAGGTGGTGGACGAGGAAGGGCACGAACTCCCCCTGGGGGAGGTGGGCGAACTTATCGTCAAGGGCCCCAACATCATGAAAGGCTACTGGAACCGCCCCGAGGAAACCCAAAAGGCCCTCAAGGACGGCTGGCTTTTCACCGGCGACCTGGCCAAAATGGACCAGGACGGCTACTTCTACATCGTGGACCGCAAAAAGGACATGATCATCGCCGGAGGTTACAACATCTACCCCCGGGAGGTGGAAGAGGTCCTCTACACCCACCCCGCCGTCCAGGAAGCCGCCGTGGTGGGCGTACCCGACCCTTACCGCGGGGAAACCGTGGCCGCCTTCCTCGTCCTCAAGGAGGAGTACCGGGGCAAGGTAACGGAAAAGGACCTCGAAGCCTTCTGCCGGGAAAACCTGGCCGCCTACAAGGTCCCCCGCATCATCCAGTTCCGCGATAGCCTCCCCAAGACCAGCGTGGGGAAGATCCTAAAGCGGGAACTGAGCAAAGGAGTGACAAGGCAGCAGCCCAAGTAG
- a CDS encoding DUF2267 domain-containing protein: protein MSATGLEVFDTTIHKTHSWLKEIMENLGIEDRHRAYMALRAVLHALRDRLTVEETAQLAAELPMLIRGLFYEGWDPTGKPLKERHKEAFLAHVVRELRTPSGPALDPEAAARAVFRVLSQKVSQGEIRDVLNLLPKEIRELWPQA, encoded by the coding sequence ATGAGCGCCACCGGCCTCGAGGTCTTTGATACCACGATTCATAAGACCCATTCCTGGTTGAAGGAGATCATGGAAAACCTGGGCATAGAGGACCGCCATCGGGCCTACATGGCCTTAAGGGCCGTGCTCCACGCCCTACGGGATCGCCTCACCGTGGAGGAAACCGCCCAGCTGGCTGCCGAACTTCCCATGCTCATCCGCGGCCTCTTCTACGAGGGCTGGGACCCCACGGGCAAACCCCTTAAGGAGCGGCACAAGGAAGCCTTCCTAGCCCACGTGGTCCGGGAGCTCAGGACCCCTTCGGGACCTGCCTTGGACCCCGAGGCCGCCGCCCGGGCGGTGTTCAGGGTGCTTTCCCAAAAGGTCTCCCAAGGGGAGATCCGGGACGTGCTGAACCTACTCCCCAAGGAGATCCGCGAGCTTTGGCCCCAGGCCTGA
- a CDS encoding HD domain-containing protein, giving the protein MAEERIVHVASPKAKLYAEADQAIRDRLKAFPKALRAYELLIQDPEARAGWNMANYITMRKLGYNDHGRVHALLTGAASVAILSLLAEAGVRLDTVESGAGELEDAYVVVLLSTMLHDLGNQVHRDHHEAFGVCLAAPILNRILEKIYPDPEQRTALRALILHGIYSHDLSPEPLTLEAGITAVADGTDITKGRGRKAFALGSIDIHSISALAVDEVRILKGEKVPVEIQVTMNNSAGIFQVEETLTKKVLRSPLRPYVSVVAMTEGDGDKDQRIVHRVRLHESEDRFVLD; this is encoded by the coding sequence ATGGCGGAAGAGCGCATCGTCCACGTGGCCAGCCCCAAGGCCAAGCTGTACGCCGAGGCCGACCAGGCCATCCGCGACCGCCTGAAGGCCTTTCCCAAGGCCCTTAGGGCCTACGAGCTTCTCATTCAGGATCCGGAGGCCCGGGCCGGCTGGAACATGGCCAACTACATCACCATGCGCAAGCTGGGCTATAACGACCACGGCCGGGTCCATGCCCTCCTCACGGGGGCGGCCAGCGTGGCCATCCTTTCCTTGTTGGCCGAGGCCGGGGTGCGCCTGGACACGGTGGAGTCGGGGGCGGGGGAGCTGGAGGATGCCTATGTGGTGGTCCTCCTTTCCACCATGCTCCACGACCTGGGCAACCAGGTGCACCGGGACCACCACGAGGCCTTTGGCGTGTGCCTGGCCGCACCCATCCTGAACCGCATCCTGGAGAAGATCTACCCCGACCCCGAGCAGCGCACGGCCCTTAGGGCCCTAATCCTTCACGGGATTTACAGCCACGACCTCTCCCCGGAACCCCTCACCCTAGAGGCCGGAATCACCGCCGTGGCCGACGGCACCGACATCACCAAAGGCCGGGGGCGTAAGGCCTTCGCCCTGGGGAGCATTGATATCCATTCCATAAGCGCCTTGGCGGTGGACGAGGTGCGCATCCTGAAAGGGGAAAAGGTTCCCGTGGAGATCCAGGTGACCATGAACAACTCCGCAGGCATCTTCCAGGTGGAGGAAACCCTCACCAAGAAGGTGCTCCGTAGCCCTTTAAGGCCCTACGTGAGCGTGGTGGCCATGACCGAGGGAGATGGGGACAAGGACCAGCGCATCGTCCACCGGGTGCGGCTTCACGAGAGCGAGGACCGCTTCGTGCTGGACTGA
- a CDS encoding enoyl-CoA hydratase/isomerase family protein: MAHEHEGEHEFILEIPEFAHLSYEVEEGIALVTLKRPEALNALSQDLLRELAEVAEVIHQDPEVRVAIFTGEGKAFAAGADLKEIAALKDPFTAREYALLGQQVFAEIAALPLPTIAAIHGYALGGGLELALACDLRVASKEAKLGLPEVGLGLIPGFGGTQRLPRLIGRGRALDLIFTGRHVSAEEALSLGLVNRVGENALEEAKKLAQKIMKNAPIALALAKESVVRGEGLDLAEALEIEADLFGYASATEDMKEGVRAFLEKRAPNFKGE, from the coding sequence ATGGCCCACGAGCACGAAGGCGAGCACGAGTTCATCCTGGAGATCCCCGAGTTTGCCCACCTTTCCTACGAGGTGGAGGAGGGCATCGCCCTGGTTACCCTAAAGCGGCCCGAGGCCCTAAACGCCCTTTCCCAGGACCTCTTGCGGGAGTTGGCCGAGGTGGCCGAGGTCATCCATCAGGACCCCGAGGTCCGGGTCGCCATCTTCACCGGGGAGGGCAAGGCCTTTGCCGCCGGGGCCGACCTTAAGGAGATCGCCGCCCTAAAAGACCCCTTCACGGCCCGGGAGTACGCCCTTTTGGGGCAACAGGTCTTCGCGGAGATCGCCGCCTTGCCCCTTCCCACCATCGCCGCCATCCACGGGTATGCCCTAGGGGGAGGGTTGGAACTGGCCTTGGCCTGCGACCTGAGGGTGGCCTCCAAGGAGGCCAAGCTGGGCCTGCCCGAGGTGGGGCTTGGCCTCATCCCGGGCTTTGGCGGCACCCAGAGGCTTCCCCGGCTCATCGGCCGGGGCCGGGCCTTGGACCTCATCTTCACCGGGCGGCATGTGTCCGCGGAGGAGGCCCTAAGCCTGGGTCTGGTGAACCGGGTGGGGGAGAATGCTTTGGAGGAAGCCAAGAAGCTGGCCCAGAAGATCATGAAAAACGCCCCCATCGCCCTGGCCCTGGCCAAGGAAAGCGTGGTGCGGGGGGAGGGGTTGGACCTGGCGGAGGCCCTAGAGATCGAGGCTGACCTCTTCGGCTACGCTTCCGCTACCGAGGATATGAAGGAGGGGGTGCGAGCCTTTTTGGAAAAGCGAGCCCCTAACTTCAAAGGCGAATAG
- a CDS encoding purine-nucleoside phosphorylase: MSPIHVRGAKGDVAEKVLLPGDPGRAEWIAKTFLEESRLYTSHRGLLGFTGRYRGVPVSVQTTGMGAPSASIVAEELVSLGARVLLRVGTCGAVDEGLAPGDLVIAQGAIPLDGATRQYLEGRPYAPVPDADLFRALWNQAEQRRYPHHVGLVATEDAFYATTPEGARAWARYGVLAFEMEASALFLLGKMRGVRTGAILAVSNRIGDPELAPPEVLQESLRRMVEVALEALLEV, from the coding sequence ATGAGCCCCATCCACGTGCGGGGAGCCAAAGGAGATGTGGCCGAAAAGGTGCTTCTGCCTGGGGACCCGGGCCGGGCGGAGTGGATCGCCAAGACGTTTCTAGAGGAATCCCGGCTTTACACCTCGCACCGCGGCCTTTTGGGCTTCACTGGGCGGTACCGGGGGGTGCCGGTTTCCGTGCAGACCACGGGCATGGGGGCCCCTTCCGCCAGCATTGTGGCCGAGGAGTTGGTGAGCCTGGGGGCCAGGGTGCTGCTTAGGGTGGGCACCTGTGGGGCGGTGGACGAGGGCCTGGCCCCCGGGGACCTGGTGATCGCCCAGGGGGCCATACCCTTGGACGGGGCCACCCGGCAGTACCTGGAGGGCCGCCCCTACGCTCCCGTGCCCGATGCCGATCTCTTCCGCGCCCTCTGGAACCAGGCGGAGCAAAGGCGTTACCCCCACCATGTGGGGCTGGTGGCCACCGAGGATGCCTTCTACGCCACCACCCCGGAGGGCGCCAGGGCCTGGGCCCGGTACGGGGTTCTGGCCTTTGAGATGGAGGCCAGCGCCCTTTTCCTTCTGGGTAAGATGCGGGGTGTGCGAACCGGGGCCATCCTAGCGGTCTCCAACCGCATTGGCGATCCCGAGCTGGCGCCTCCTGAGGTGCTGCAGGAAAGCCTAAGGCGTATGGTGGAGGTGGCCCTCGAGGCCCTTTTGGAGGTGTAG
- a CDS encoding ABC transporter ATP-binding protein has translation MDPVLEAVGLGFSYGNGHLFRGVSLRLGPGEALAVLGPSGSGKTTLLHLLAGLLPLQEGEVYWEGTPIRGLPEGMLARKRLRFMGLVFQHHFLFPELTALENVLAPGYLAGQVDRGHALWFLSRLGLRERADFLPQRLSGGERQRVAVARALYLRPRLLLADEPTASLDRTQAKEVLRLLEELAQEVGAALLLSTHDEALVEGLPTLRL, from the coding sequence GTGGACCCGGTCCTGGAGGCGGTAGGCCTGGGATTCTCCTACGGGAACGGCCACCTTTTCCGGGGGGTTTCCCTAAGATTAGGCCCCGGGGAGGCCCTGGCCGTCTTGGGCCCCTCGGGGAGCGGCAAAACCACCCTTCTCCACCTCCTGGCGGGGCTTTTACCCCTGCAGGAGGGGGAGGTGTACTGGGAGGGAACCCCCATCCGGGGCCTTCCCGAGGGGATGTTGGCCAGGAAACGGCTCCGTTTTATGGGCCTTGTATTTCAGCACCACTTCCTCTTCCCTGAGCTCACCGCCTTGGAGAACGTTCTGGCCCCCGGCTACCTGGCAGGCCAGGTGGACCGGGGCCATGCCCTTTGGTTCCTTTCCCGGCTGGGCCTTAGGGAACGGGCGGATTTCCTTCCCCAAAGGCTTTCGGGTGGGGAGCGGCAGCGGGTGGCGGTGGCCCGGGCCCTTTACCTTAGGCCCAGGCTCCTTTTGGCGGACGAGCCCACCGCTAGCCTGGACCGCACCCAGGCCAAAGAGGTGCTCAGGCTCTTGGAGGAGCTGGCCCAGGAGGTGGGGGCGGCCCTCCTTCTTTCCACCCATGACGAGGCCTTGGTGGAAGGCCTGCCCACCTTGCGCCTTTAA
- a CDS encoding Crp/Fnr family transcriptional regulator, with translation MPASPLFQDMGPEEIHLARSYFQPLAYPKGKPIFHQGDLGQALYLVEEGWVRLYRTHLGGQEKILGFLGPGEVFGEMSLLDGGERSASAVAEEDTLLLVLYRETYFGLIRRLPLFAHNLAKILARRLRELNLELDLLAFEEARSRVAYALLKLLRQGYESRLALRHQDLAALAGVSRETTTRVLHQLKDQGILRLSAGIVEVADPRLLEEVAFGLV, from the coding sequence ATGCCCGCATCCCCTCTTTTCCAGGATATGGGCCCGGAGGAAATCCATCTGGCCCGCTCCTACTTCCAACCCTTGGCCTACCCCAAGGGTAAACCCATCTTCCACCAGGGGGACCTGGGCCAGGCCCTTTACCTGGTGGAGGAGGGTTGGGTGCGCCTCTACCGCACCCATCTGGGAGGCCAGGAAAAGATCCTGGGGTTCCTAGGGCCCGGGGAGGTCTTCGGGGAGATGAGCCTTTTGGACGGGGGGGAACGAAGCGCCAGCGCCGTAGCGGAGGAGGACACCCTTCTTCTGGTCCTTTACCGGGAGACCTACTTTGGGCTCATCCGCCGCCTTCCCCTCTTCGCCCACAACCTGGCCAAGATCCTCGCCCGCCGCCTGCGGGAACTCAACCTGGAGCTGGACCTTCTGGCCTTTGAGGAGGCCAGAAGCCGCGTGGCCTACGCCCTCTTAAAGCTTCTTCGCCAAGGGTATGAATCCCGTCTGGCCCTCCGTCACCAGGACCTGGCGGCCCTGGCCGGGGTGAGCCGGGAGACCACCACCCGGGTCCTCCACCAGCTAAAAGACCAAGGCATCCTGCGGCTCTCCGCGGGGATAGTGGAGGTGGCGGACCCCAGGCTTTTGGAGGAGGTGGCCTTTGGCCTGGTCTGA
- a CDS encoding 2-phosphosulfolactate phosphatase, protein MRLKVDVLPTEGLVYPDVVLVVDVIRSTTTAVCFLEGGAEALYLVPSLEAARTFKDRDVLLAGEVGGLKPPGFDLGNSPREALEAPVGGKTVVMSTTNGTKAAHVAARTAKHVLLASLFNAHAAARLARELATEEVAILAAGKEGRVGLDDLYTAGVLAEYLGLLGKVEPEDGARIALAVKRNFQDPLEALTLSAAASALKGVGLEADVPFCAQVAKSAVVPVLTGRVGEALIFKVAPFGVAKRAVPETLKQPGNQAQEKDHPQ, encoded by the coding sequence ATGCGCTTGAAGGTGGACGTTCTCCCCACGGAGGGGTTGGTCTACCCCGATGTGGTCCTGGTGGTGGATGTGATCCGCTCCACCACCACCGCCGTCTGCTTCCTGGAGGGAGGGGCGGAGGCCCTGTACTTGGTGCCCAGCCTCGAGGCCGCCCGGACCTTCAAGGACCGGGACGTGCTCCTGGCGGGGGAGGTGGGGGGGTTAAAGCCCCCGGGGTTTGACCTGGGAAACTCCCCCCGGGAGGCCCTCGAGGCCCCGGTGGGAGGCAAGACCGTGGTGATGAGCACCACCAACGGCACCAAGGCCGCCCACGTGGCCGCAAGGACCGCCAAGCACGTGCTCCTGGCCTCCCTCTTTAACGCCCACGCGGCCGCCCGCCTGGCCCGGGAGCTGGCCACGGAGGAGGTGGCCATCCTGGCTGCCGGGAAGGAGGGGCGGGTGGGCCTGGACGACCTCTACACCGCCGGGGTCCTGGCGGAGTACCTAGGCCTTCTGGGGAAAGTGGAACCCGAGGATGGGGCCAGGATCGCCTTGGCGGTGAAGCGCAACTTCCAGGACCCCCTGGAGGCCCTCACCCTCTCCGCCGCCGCTTCGGCCCTTAAGGGAGTGGGCCTCGAGGCCGACGTGCCCTTCTGTGCCCAGGTGGCCAAAAGCGCCGTGGTCCCCGTCCTCACGGGCCGGGTGGGGGAGGCCCTCATCTTCAAGGTGGCCCCCTTCGGGGTGGCCAAGCGGGCGGTCCCCGAAACCCTAAAGCAGCCGGGGAACCAGGCGCAGGAAAAGGACCATCCCCAGTAG
- a CDS encoding arsenic resistance protein yields the protein MGGLLERYQLPLYLGAALLGVALGLAFPGLAPWGEVLLWPALAVLLFFTFLPVPFRALRQAFRDRAFLLAGLVGNFLLVPLGVYGLLHLLPPEPGLRLGVALVLLVPCTDWFLAFSYLGRGDMARALVLTPLNLLLQLALLPLYLLLFFGEALSAYHPDPETLVGAGLVVLLPLFLAFWVQGRPWGKALVSRTTSWPVPLLALVVFLVALGHAGLLPGLWGYVLPLLGVFVLYLVLALGLALSLARSFRLPPKAGRTLAFSLGTRNSFLVLPLSLAVPEAGLAPLVIVFQSLVELLGMVLFLRLVPRLL from the coding sequence GTGGGGGGCCTCTTGGAGCGCTACCAGCTTCCCCTATACCTGGGGGCGGCTCTCCTGGGGGTGGCCTTGGGGTTGGCTTTCCCTGGGCTTGCCCCTTGGGGCGAGGTCCTGCTCTGGCCAGCGTTGGCCGTTTTGCTCTTCTTCACCTTTTTGCCGGTACCCTTTCGCGCCCTGCGCCAAGCTTTCCGCGACCGGGCCTTTCTCCTGGCGGGGTTGGTGGGGAACTTCCTCCTGGTGCCCTTGGGCGTATATGGCCTCCTCCACCTCCTGCCTCCGGAACCGGGGCTTCGCCTGGGGGTGGCCTTGGTCCTCCTGGTGCCCTGCACCGACTGGTTTTTAGCCTTTAGCTACCTAGGCCGGGGGGATATGGCCCGGGCCCTGGTCCTGACGCCCCTGAACCTCCTCCTGCAACTCGCCCTTCTGCCCCTTTACCTTCTACTGTTCTTCGGGGAGGCGCTATCGGCCTACCACCCGGACCCAGAGACCCTGGTGGGGGCGGGCCTGGTGGTCCTCCTGCCCCTTTTCCTGGCCTTCTGGGTACAGGGCCGCCCCTGGGGAAAGGCGCTAGTGTCCCGGACCACCTCCTGGCCCGTGCCCCTTCTGGCCCTGGTGGTCTTCCTGGTGGCCCTGGGGCATGCGGGCCTTTTGCCGGGGCTATGGGGGTATGTTCTCCCCTTGCTTGGGGTATTTGTCCTGTACCTGGTCTTGGCCTTGGGCTTGGCCCTTTCCCTGGCCCGGTCATTCCGCCTTCCCCCCAAGGCGGGCAGGACCCTGGCCTTCAGCCTGGGCACCCGGAACTCCTTTTTGGTGCTCCCCTTAAGCCTGGCCGTACCCGAGGCGGGCCTGGCTCCCCTGGTCATCGTGTTCCAGTCCCTGGTGGAGCTACTGGGGATGGTCCTTTTCCTGCGCCTGGTTCCCCGGCTGCTTTAG